The Methanobacteriaceae archaeon genome contains the following window.
CACCATCTACTTTACCTTTCAATGCAGCTTCTGCATCATGTTTTATCTCAGCGGAAGGTAATGGAACAACATGACTATCACTTTCATATCCTTGTAAACCTGTCCATACTTTAGCACCTTTAGAATGTTCTACAAACCATTTACTGGTTGATGTAATCCAAGCAGAACCTGCTTCATAGTTCCCTTTGTAAACCATTGGAAGAACAGCATCCATATATTTACTTATTACATCATAGTCCTGACCATAATAATATTTAAGATCATCACATTCAGGCATTAATGCAGCTGAAATAATAAGATTTGGATTAACAGCTCTAATTGCACTTACAATCTGTTTAACGAATGTGTTAATAGCTTCAGTACCACCAGTAGTCTTATAAGCATTACCAGGATATCTTAAATAATCCAAGTGAATACCTGCTACTCCTTTTACAGCAGCATAAGATTCAGCTTCAGCTATTTTTTCATTGAAGTATTTCTGATTAACCTGTCCATCTTTAACTGGATTTATCCATCCACCATCATTGAATGACTGCATCCAGATATGAACTCTAATTCCTAAATTGCTAGCTTTTGCAATCCATGATTCAACAGCTGTTTTACCATGTGTTTCAATTGCATAATAATTTAAGAACAAATCAGTAGTTCCTTTTGAAGCTAATGAATTTAAGTCAACATTTTTCATATCAGCTCCGAAAACCCAATAACCATAACCATTGGTTGCAGGTGCAGGGGTTTTTACAACTTCAATAGCAACTGATAAAGAACTAGGCTGTATGTTTCCTTCACCAGCAAATTCAAAGTAGAATGTGTATTTACCAACAGCCAATCCAATAGGCAAAGAAGCAACACCATTACTATCAGTAACCCTATTATAAGATTTTGAACCCAATTTGAAAACAACTTCTTTTCCAACTAACGCTTTACCACCAGAAGTTAAAGAAACTTTCAAAGACTCACCAGCACCTTTTACAAATGTAGTTTTACTTACAACCGTAATTTTAGAAGCAACAGGTGCAGGTGCATTTACAACAGAAATTTGTACTGATGCGGAACATGGAGATATGTCTCCTTCTCCTGCAAATTCAAAGTTGAATGTGTATTTACCAACATTCAATCCAATAGGCAAAGAAGCAACACCATTACTATCAGTAATTCTAGTGTATGATTTTGTACCAAGTTTAAAAATTACTTCTTTTCCTGCTAAAGGAGTACCTTCAGAGGTTAAAGTAACTTGGAGAGGTGCTCCTTCACCTTTTATGAATGTAGTAGGACTTGTAACAGTTAATTTAGAATTACTTTCTTTGATTGTTACTGTATCTGTAGCACTTGATGGAGAGTAGAAACTGTTTCCTGCAAAAGTGTATTTTGCATTGTATGATCCCACAGCAAGTGAATAAGGTAAAGTAAATGAAGCTACACCGTTACTGTCTGTAGTAGCAGAGTATGTAACACCATTTATTGTTACTTTTACTGTTTTTCCTGCATTTGGTGCATATCCTAACCCATTATGTAAAGTTACTTTAATAATTTTTTTATCAGTTTCACTGAAAGTGTAACTAGTTGTAATGAGCTGGGAATTAGTTGAAGCAATTACTTTAATAGAGTTGGTTCTAGTTAAACCATCAATATTATATGAAATCACTTTGTAAGTACCAACATTTAGAGAACTTACACTAAGACTAGCAACACCTTTTGCATCAGTTTTTGAAGAATAGGTATTTCCGTTTAATTTAAATTTCACATATGTATTAGCTAATGCACTACCGTCAGCGTTTACGAAAGTAGCATAGAATTTTCTACCATCCAAATATACTTTAGTAATGTCAGTAGCATTAATAGTTGATAAAACTGTAACTGTAGTGGTTAAATTCTGGTCAGTGACAGGATTATTTGAAATAATCTGATAAGTACCAGGATTAAGACCAATTGCCAATGATGCAACACCATTTGCATCAGTTACTTTTGTATAAGTTTTTGTAAACGCACTACATTTTATTGTAAAGCTAATTTGAGTATTAGCTAATGGATTTCCATTGTTATCATAAAATGTAGCAACATGTTTTTCATTTCCTTTATAATATTTGGTAACATCTTCACTAACAATGCTTTTATCAACAGATCCTGATTTTAAAACATCATTTAAAGACTTACCATCATTAGAGTTAGTTGATAAATTATTTGACTTGTCAGATTCTAAATCATTAGACAATACTCTATCAACATTTTCATCAGATGCTAAATTTGATGATAACTCCTCATTCATTGGAACACTTAATGTATCATCTAACACACTTTGAGTGTGAGAATCTGTAATATTTACATCACTTGCTGAAACTGTACCAACAGTTAATATAGCTACTGTAAGTACAATAAAACCAGTGAGCAATAATTTTTTATTCAAAATAATTTTACCTCCACAACAATTATTTAATAAACAATGAGACAATAGTCCCACCTTAAGAATATGTATATATAAATATCTTATATAAACCTTTTTATTTGCTAAATAGCCTTAAATAAGTTTATTTTTTAAAAATAAGGTTAAAACATTATGAAAATTAAATATAAAGTAAACATTAACTTCAATTAAGCTATAAAACAATAAAATGATATGAAACTATTTTTTAAGATAATTAACAATACAAATTTAAAAACATCAATGTTAAAGGATATAATATAAAATAAGAGATTATTTAAAGTTATCTAAACTAAAAACATTGATTTTATTTAAGTTAAAACAAAAAACAACAAATTTAATGGATAAATTCAAAAAATAAGCTCATATAAACAAAAAACGATAAGAATGTTGAAAAAATAAAATAAAGCACAAATAATGCTAAAAATATAGAAAAAAAGAATTTAATTAATTTAAAATAACCAAAAAATAAAAAAGAAAAAAATGAAATTAGAATGTAATCTCATTTGTGATTGTGTGCACAGTATAAGATTTGGTATTCCAATTTACGATTTTTCCAAATGAATTTCTTGAACTGGTTGGATCAGCAACATACCATATGTCCCCAATTAATACTTGAGCCCATACGTGACCATAAGTAGATCCACTTGAGAATGTACATGTTCCGTGAACATATCTTGCTGGAATATCAGCAGTTCTCAACATAGCAACTAACAAATGAGCTTGGTCAACACAGTTTCCAGATCCTACTTCCAAAGTACCTACTGCACCATGTTTGGTATCATAATAGAATGAATAATCAATATAATCCCTTACATAGTTATAAATTGCAACAGCTTTGTCTTTTACAGAGGATAATCCTTTAGTAACTTTATCAACAATAGCTTTAATTTTTGCATTGTCAACTTGACAGTTCATAGTTGCTTTAAGATACTTAGCCAAGTCAGTTTCAGTGTTTTTCTGATTTAAACCTTTACCTGCTGGGCTAGGAACTGAAGAATCATGATAGACAATTGATACGTAAGATGGTAATTCATTATTATTTCCATAATATGCTAAGATACGTGCAAACGCATCTACATATTCATTATGACAGATTTTACCAATATCTGTAGTAATATAGTTTGGAAGTTTTTTGTTATCATTAGCATATTTTGCAACAGTATTTGCTGCTTGTAAATATCCTTTTTTATATAATGGCTCATAATCGAAGTAATCTCCAGAAGTTGGAGATGCTGGTTGAGCAACATCTTTATTGATAACAACATCTTTATAGTTAGAATTACCTATTTTGTAAATTGCCTGACTCATTAAATACACAAATTGAGGTAAAGTGAATGTGATTCCACCTGCAGTAACTGATGTTGGATACTTGTTATATTTTTCAAAGTATTCTTTCACAGTTTTAGCACCAGAAATAATATTCTTAATAGATATTGAATCTGGCATCTTTTTAACTTGAATCACAGTTGAGCTAGAACTAGGTTTTAACAAACCTTCTCCTGCAAATTCAAAGGAGAATGTATAGTTTCCAGCATAAGCTAATCCAATTGGTAATGATGCGACACCATCTTTATCAGTAACTTTGGTATATGATACTGAACCAAGTTTGAAAACAACAGTTTTTCCTGCTAAAGGAAGATTACCTGATTTTAAAACAACTTGGAGAGATCCGCCTTCACCTATGTAGAATATTGTTGAACCTTTTACAGTGAAATGAGTAGTGCTTGTAGAGTAAAATGTTAATTTATTTGAAGCACTTGATCCAGTGTAATATGAATTACCTGCATAAGTATATTTTACTGTATAGATTCCTTCTTCTAATGTTGTAGGTAAAGTAAATGATGCAACACCGTTACTGTCTGTTTTAGCAGAATATGTTGTACTACCAATTGTTATTTTAATTACTTTTCCTGCATTTGGTGCATATCCTAAACCATTACGTAAGGTAACTTTAATTACATTACCTTCACCTTTAACAAAAGTGTATGGACTTGTAATAAGTTCAGTAGTGGTATGGGCAAGTACATTAACATTGTTGGTTTTGGATGAACCATCAACATTGTATGAAATAATTTTATAGTTGCCTGCTTTAAGGAAACTTAAAGAGATACCTGCAACACCATTTGCATTTGTTTTTGAGTTGTATGTTTTTCCATTAACCTTGAACTTAACATCCGCATTTGCTAATGGATTACCTTCGCCGTCTAAGAAAGTAGCATAGAACTTCTTATTGTCTGCAGCAACTTTGGTAATATCACTAGCATTGATAGTTGGTAAAACTTTAACAGTAGTAGTTACCTTATAGCCAGTATATGGGTCATTTGAAACAATCCGATATGTACCAGGATTAAGACCAATAGCTAAAGAAGCAACACCATTTGCATCAGTTTTTTTAGTATAAGTCTTAGTAGCAGAAGAAGTTTTAAGAGTAAAACTTATCTCTTTATTAGCTAAAGGAGCACCTTCAGAAGTATAAAACTTAGCAGTATGTCCTTTACTTCCTTTATAATACTTAGTAACACCAGAAGAAACAACAGTTGGTAAAATAGTGATAGTATTAGTCACAGACCAACCAGTAACTGGATCTTTTGAGATTACCTGATAAGTACCAGGACTAAGACCAATAGCTAATGAAGCAAAACCATACTTATTAGTTGTTTTAGTATAAGTCTTGGTAAAGGTAGAACCTTTAATTGTAAACTTAACATCCCTATTAGCTAAAGGAGTACCATCAGAGTTATAAAACTTAGCCGTATGATCTTTACTTCCTTTATAATATTTAGTAAGATCAGATGACTCAATAGTGCTTAAAACTTTAATAGTATTAGTTAAGTTATATCCAGTAACTAAATTTTGTGAGACAATCTGATAATCACCAGGATTAAGACCAATAGCTAAAGAAGCAACACCATTTGCATCAGTTAATTTATAGTATGTTTTTGTATATGCACTGCATTTTATTGTAAATCCAATTTTGGTATTAACCAAAGGATTTCCATTTAAATCATAAAATGTAGCTTTATGGCTTTCGCTTCCTTTATAATATTTTTCAAGGTCTTGTGAAACAACAGTTTTATTAGCCGGAATGCTTCCAGTTTTTAAAACATCACTTGAAGAATTTTTATTTTGGTTAGTTGATAAATTATTTGAGTTTACAGATTCTAAAACATCACATTCATAAGCAGTAGAGAGTAAAGAATCATCTACACTTTCATGAACACTTGATGTAGTGTCTATTGAAGCAATAGCATGTGAATCTGTAACATTTACATCACTAGCTGATGCTACACTAACACACATTAATACAGTTAATGCCATCAGAAAAGTGAGTAATACTTGTCTTTTCGAAATAATTTTACCTCCATAACAATTTCTTGTTTGATTAATCAGTAAGACTATTGTCTTACCTCAGATATATGTATAATTAAATCCTTTATATAAACCTTTTTATTGACTAAATCACATCAAATAAGCCTAATTTATAAAAATAAGGCTAAAATATAATTAAAATTAGATATTTAATAAAAATTAACTTGAATTAAGCTATAAAAGGATTAAATAATATGAAATAATATTTCAAGATAACTAACAATACAAATTTAAAAATACAAATCTTAAAGCTTATAATATAAAATAACACTTTATTTAAACTTATATAATCAAAAAAAATTGATTTTATTCAAGTTAGATTAAAAAACAACAAATATA
Protein-coding sequences here:
- a CDS encoding pseudomurein-binding repeat-containing protein, translating into MSHCLLNNCCGGKIILNKKLLLTGFIVLTVAILTVGTVSASDVNITDSHTQSVLDDTLSVPMNEELSSNLASDENVDRVLSNDLESDKSNNLSTNSNDGKSLNDVLKSGSVDKSIVSEDVTKYYKGNEKHVATFYDNNGNPLANTQISFTIKCSAFTKTYTKVTDANGVASLAIGLNPGTYQIISNNPVTDQNLTTTVTVLSTINATDITKVYLDGRKFYATFVNADGSALANTYVKFKLNGNTYSSKTDAKGVASLSVSSLNVGTYKVISYNIDGLTRTNSIKVIASTNSQLITTSYTFSETDKKIIKVTLHNGLGYAPNAGKTVKVTINGVTYSATTDSNGVASFTLPYSLAVGSYNAKYTFAGNSFYSPSSATDTVTIKESNSKLTVTSPTTFIKGEGAPLQVTLTSEGTPLAGKEVIFKLGTKSYTRITDSNGVASLPIGLNVGKYTFNFEFAGEGDISPCSASVQISVVNAPAPVASKITVVSKTTFVKGAGESLKVSLTSGGKALVGKEVVFKLGSKSYNRVTDSNGVASLPIGLAVGKYTFYFEFAGEGNIQPSSLSVAIEVVKTPAPATNGYGYWVFGADMKNVDLNSLASKGTTDLFLNYYAIETHGKTAVESWIAKASNLGIRVHIWMQSFNDGGWINPVKDGQVNQKYFNEKIAEAESYAAVKGVAGIHLDYLRYPGNAYKTTGGTEAINTFVKQIVSAIRAVNPNLIISAALMPECDDLKYYYGQDYDVISKYMDAVLPMVYKGNYEAGSAWITSTSKWFVEHSKGAKVWTGLQGYESDSHVVPLPSAEIKHDAEAALKGKVDGVIIFRWGVTNFVDFKSLSPSTTVTISEILAAASDLKSTIDSTKAVPKTVKVGGVSYSTAQFLYMMGEAITQINAGKTSSEIVPISAIAPASPSDSYKSGSLSLAKYVDVASRVSKYIINNGGQVPNYASSDLGNIGYDSLVKMFATILVDYKVNAKLPSSIKLTSNSILIGDQGPSTPPINSSVTTPIVTGDAIAIDDILSGASNVKKFIADNGRLPNTVTVAGTTFSMAEFTYLMTQAIYHLGNSNNSNVIIISGVNEAENPTSGDSINSVNLEMEKYITAAFNVGKYIKDNNQAPNYVTTDVGKICYDEYVDAFARVLAFYVTEGVMPNWVNINTASGSSSGSITATGTGLNEINTATDLSKYLVATTNCQVDNSRIKAIVDSVTAGLTSVKDKAVAIYNYVKDYIDYSFYYDTKHGAVGTLEVGSGNCVDQAHLLVAMLRTADIPARYVHGTCTFSSGSTYGHVWAQVLVDDMWYVIDPTSSSNSFGKIVNWYTSYYTIHTITNNIQF
- a CDS encoding transglutaminase domain-containing protein is translated as MALTVLMCVSVASASDVNVTDSHAIASIDTTSSVHESVDDSLLSTAYECDVLESVNSNNLSTNQNKNSSSDVLKTGSIPANKTVVSQDLEKYYKGSESHKATFYDLNGNPLVNTKIGFTIKCSAYTKTYYKLTDANGVASLAIGLNPGDYQIVSQNLVTGYNLTNTIKVLSTIESSDLTKYYKGSKDHTAKFYNSDGTPLANRDVKFTIKGSTFTKTYTKTTNKYGFASLAIGLSPGTYQVISKDPVTGWSVTNTITILPTVVSSGVTKYYKGSKGHTAKFYTSEGAPLANKEISFTLKTSSATKTYTKKTDANGVASLAIGLNPGTYRIVSNDPYTGYKVTTTVKVLPTINASDITKVAADNKKFYATFLDGEGNPLANADVKFKVNGKTYNSKTNANGVAGISLSFLKAGNYKIISYNVDGSSKTNNVNVLAHTTTELITSPYTFVKGEGNVIKVTLRNGLGYAPNAGKVIKITIGSTTYSAKTDSNGVASFTLPTTLEEGIYTVKYTYAGNSYYTGSSASNKLTFYSTSTTHFTVKGSTIFYIGEGGSLQVVLKSGNLPLAGKTVVFKLGSVSYTKVTDKDGVASLPIGLAYAGNYTFSFEFAGEGLLKPSSSSTVIQVKKMPDSISIKNIISGAKTVKEYFEKYNKYPTSVTAGGITFTLPQFVYLMSQAIYKIGNSNYKDVVINKDVAQPASPTSGDYFDYEPLYKKGYLQAANTVAKYANDNKKLPNYITTDIGKICHNEYVDAFARILAYYGNNNELPSYVSIVYHDSSVPSPAGKGLNQKNTETDLAKYLKATMNCQVDNAKIKAIVDKVTKGLSSVKDKAVAIYNYVRDYIDYSFYYDTKHGAVGTLEVGSGNCVDQAHLLVAMLRTADIPARYVHGTCTFSSGSTYGHVWAQVLIGDIWYVADPTSSRNSFGKIVNWNTKSYTVHTITNEITF